The Oryzias melastigma strain HK-1 unplaced genomic scaffold, ASM292280v2 sc01329, whole genome shotgun sequence genomic sequence NNNNNNNNNNNNNNNNNNNNNNNNNNNNNNNNNNNNNNNNNNNNNNNNNNNNNNNNNNNNNNNNNNNNNNNNNNNNNNNNNNNNNNNNNNNNNNNNNNNNNNNNNNNNNNNNNNNNNNNNNNNNNNNNNNNNNNNNNNNNNNNNNNNNNNNNNNNNNNNNNNNNNNNNNNNNNNNNNNNNNNNNNNNNNNNNNNNNNNNNNNNNNNNNNNNNNNNNNNNNNNNNNNNNNNNNNNNNNNNNNNNNNNNNNNNNNNNNNNNNNNNNNNNNNNNNNNNNNNNNNNNNNNNNNNNNNNNNNNNNNNNNNNNNNNNNNNNNNNNNNNNNNNNNNNNNNNNNNNNNNNNNNNNNNNNNNNNNNNNNNNNNNNNNNNNNNNNNNNNNNNNNNNNNNNNNNNNNNNNNNNNNNNNNNNNNNNNNNNNNNNNNNNNNNNNNNNNNNNNNNNNNNNNNNNNNNNNNNNNNNNNNNNNNNNNNNNNNNNNNNNNNNNNNNNNNNNNNNNNNNNNNNNNNNNNNNNNNNNNNNNNNNNNNNNNNNNNNNNNNNNNNNNNNNNNNNNNNNNNNNNNNNNNNNNNNNNNNNNNNNNNNNNNNNNNNNNNNNNNNNNNNNNNNNNNNNNNNNNNNNNNNNNNNNNNNNNNNNNNNNNNNNNNNNNNNNNNNNNNNNNNNNNNNNNNNNNNNNNNNNNNNNNNNNNNNNNNNNNNNNNNNNNNNNNNNNNNNNNNNNNNNNNNNNNNNNNNNNNNNNNNNNNNNNNNNNNNNNNNNNNNNNNNNNNNNNNNNNNNNNNNNNNNNNNNNNNNNNNNNNNNNNNNNNNNNNNNNNNNNNNNNNNNNNNNNNNNNNNNNNNNNNNNNNNNNNNNNNNNNNNNNNNNNNNNNNNNNNNNNNNNNNNNNNNNNNNNNNNNNNNNNNNNNNNNNNNNNNNNNNNNNNNNNNNNNNNNNNNNNNNNNNNNNNNNNNNNNNNNNNNNNNNNNNNNNNNNNNNNNNNNNNNNNNNNNNNNNNNNNNNNNNNNNNNNNNNNNNNNNNNNNNNNNNNNNNNNNNNNNNNNNNNNNNNNNNNNNNNNNNNNNNNNNNNNNNNNNNNNNNNNNNNNNNNNNNNNNNNNNNNNNNNNNNNNNNNNNNNNNNNNNNNNNNNNNNNNNNNNNNNNNNNNNNNNNNNNNNNNNNNNNNNNNNNNNNNNNNNNNNNNNNNNNNNNNNNNNNNNNNNNNNNNNNNNNNNNNNNNNNNNNNNNNNNNNNNNNNNNNNNNNNNNNNNNNNNNNNNNNNNNNNNNNNNNNNNNNNNNNNNNNNNNNNNNNNNNNNNNNNNNNNNNNNNNNNNNNNNNNNNNNNNNNNNNNNNNNNNNNNNNNNNNNNNNNNNNNNNNNNNNNNNNNNNNNNNNNNNNNNNNNNNNNNNNNNNNNNNNNNNNNNNNNNNNNNNNNNNNNNNNNNNNNNNNNNNNNNNNNNNNNNNNNNNNNNNNNNNNNNNNNNNNNNNNNNNNNNNNNNNNNNNNNNNNNNNNNNNNNNNNNNNNNNNNNNNNNNNNNNNNNNNNNNNNNNNNNNNNNNNNNNNNNNNNNNNNNNNNNNNNNNNNNNNNNNNNNNNNNNNNNNNNNNNNNNNNNNNNNNNNNNNNNNNNNNNNNNNNNNNNNNNNNNNNNNNNNNNNNNNNNNNNNNNNNNNNNNNNNNNNNNNNNNNNNNNNNNNNNNNNNNNNNNNNNNNNNNNNNNNNNNNNNNNNNNNNNNNNNNNNNNNNNNNNNNNNNNNNNNNNNNNNNNNNNNNNNNNNNNNNNNNNNNNNNNNNNNNNNNNNNNNNNNNNNNNNNNNNNNNNNNNNNNNNNNNNNNNNNNNNNNNNNNNNNNNNNNNNNNNNNNNNNNNNNNNNNNNNNNNNNNNNNNNNNNNNNNNNNNNNNNNNNNNNNNNNNNNNNNNNNNNNNNNNNNNNNNNNNNNNNNNNNNNNNNNNNNNNNNNNNNNNNNNNNNNNNNNNNNNNNNNNNNNNNNNNNNNNNNNNNNNNNNNNNNNNNNNNNNNNNNNNNNNNNNNNNNNNNNNNNNNNNNNNNNNNNNNNNNNNNNNNNNNNNNNNNNNNNNNNNNNNNNNNNNNNNNNNNNNNNNNNNNNNNNNNNNNNNNNNNNNNNNNNNNNNNNNNNNNNNNNNNNNNNNNNNNNNNNNNNNNNNNNNNNNNNNNNNNNNNNNNNNNNNNNNNNNNNNNNNNNNNNNNNNNNNNNNNNNNNNNNNNNNNNNNNNNNNNNNNNNNNNNNNNNNNNNNNNNNNNNNNNNNNNNNNNNNNNNNNNNNNNNNNNNNNNNNNNNNNNNNNNNNNNNNNNNNNNNNNNNNNNNNNNNNNNNNNNNNNNNNNNNNNNNNNNNNNNNNNNNNNNNNNNNNNNNNNNNNNNNNNNNNNNNNNNNNNNNNNNNNNNNNNNNNNNNNNNNNNNNNNNNNNNNNNNNNNNNNNNNNNNNNNNNNNNNNNNNNNNNNNNNNNNNNNNNNNNNNNNNNNNNNNNNNNNNNNNNNNNNNNNNNNNNNNNNNNNNNNNNNNNNNNNNNNNNNNNNNNNNNNNNNNNNNNNNNNNNNNNNNNNNNNNNNNNNNNNNNNNNNNNNNNNNNNNNNNNNNNNNNNNNNNNNNNNNNNNNNNNNNNNNNNNNNNNNNNNNNNNNNNNNNNNNNNNNNNNNNNNNNNNNNNNNNNNNNNNNNNNNNNNNNNNNNNNNNNNNNNNNNNNNNNNNNNNNNNNNNNNNNNNNNNNNNNNNNNNNNNNNNNNNNNNNNNNNNNNNNNNNNNNNNNNNNNNNNNNNNNNNNNNNNNNNNNNNNNNNNNNNNNNNNNNNNNNNNNNNNNNNNNNNNNNNNNNNNNNNNNNNNNNNNNNNNNNNNNNNNNNNNNNNNNNNNNNNNNNNNNNNNNNNNNNNNNNNNNNNNNNNNNNNNNNNNNNNNNNNNNNNNNNNNNNNNNNNNNNNNNNNNNNNNNNNNNNNNNNNNNNNNNNNNNNNNNNNNNNNNNNNNNNNNNNNNNNNNNNNNNNNNNNNNNNNNNNNNNNNNNNNNNNNNNNNNNNNNNNNNNNNNNNNNNNNNNNNNNNNNNNNNNNNNNNNNNNNNNNNNNNNNNNNNNNNNNNNNNNNNNNNNNNNNNNNNNNNNNNNNNNNNNNNNNNNNNNNNNNNNNNNNNNNNNNNNNNNNNNNNNNNNNNNNNNNNNNNNNNNNNNNNNNNNNNNNNNNNNNNNNNNNNNNNNNNNNNNNNNNNNNNNNNNNNNNNNNNNNNNNNNNNNNNNNNNNNNNNNNNNNNNNNNNNNNNNNNNNNNNNNNNNNNNNNNNNNNNNNNNNNNNNNNNNNNNNNNNNNNNNNNNNNNNNNNNNNNNNNNNNNNNNNNNNNNNNNNNNNNNNNNNNNNNNNNNNNNNNNNNNNNNNNNNNNNNNNNNNNNNNNNNNNNNNNNNNNNNNNNNNNNNNNNNNNNNNNNNNNNNNNNNNNNNNNNNNNNNNNNNNNNNNNNNNNNNNNNNNNNNNNNNNNNNNNNNNNNNNNNNNNNNNNNNNNNNNNNNNNNNNNNNNNNNNNNNNNNNNNNNNNNNNNNNNNNNNNNNNNNNNNNNNNNNNNNNNNNNNNNNNNNNNNNNNNNNNNNNNNNNNNNNNNNNNNNNNNNNNNNNNNNNNNNNNNNNNNNNNNNNNNNNNNNNNNNNNNNNNNNNNNNNNNNNNNNNNNNNNNNNNNNNNNNNNNNNNNNNNNNNNNNNNNNNNNNNNNNNNNNNNNNNNNNNNNNNNNNNNNNNNNNNNNNNNNNNNNNNNNNNNNNNNNNNNNNNNNNNNNNNNNNNNNNNNNNNNNNNNNNNNNNNNNNNNNNNNNNNNNNNNNNNNNNNNNNNNNNNNNNNNNNNNNNNNNNNNNNNNNNNNNNNNNNNNNNNNNNNNNNNNNNNNNNNNNNNNNNNNNNNNNNNNNNNNNNNNNNNNNNNNNNNNNNNNNNNNNNNNNNNNNNNNNNNNNNNNNNNNNNNNNNNNNNNNNNNNNNNNNNNNNNNNNNNNNNNNNNNNNNNNNNNNNNNNNNNNNNNNNNNNNNNNNNNNNNNNNNNNNNNNNNNNNNNNNNNNNNNNNNNNNNNNNNNNNNNNNNNNNNNNNNNNNNNNNNNNNNNNNNNNNNNNNNNNNNNNNNNNNNNNNNNNNNNNNNNNNNNNNNNNNNNNNNNNNNNNNNNNNNNNNNNNNNNNNNNNNNNNNNNNNNNNNNNNNNNNNNNNNNNNNNNNNNNNNNNNNNNNNNNNNNNNNNNNNNNNNNNNNNNNNNNNNNNNNNNNNNNNNNNNNNNNNNNNNNNNNNNNNNNNNNNNNNNNNNNNNNNNNNNNNNNNNNNNNNNNNNNNNNNNNNNNNNNNNNNNNNNNNNNNNNNNNNNNNNNNNNNNNNNNNNNNNNNNNNNNNNNNNNNNNNNNNNNNNNNNNNNNNNNNNNNNNNNNNNNNNNNNNNNNNNNNNNNNNNNNNNNNNNNNNNNNNNNNNNNNNNNNNNNNNNNNNNNNNNNNNNNNNNNNNNNNNNNNNNNNNNNNNNNNNNNNNNNNNNNNNNNNNNNNNNNNNNNNNNNNNNNNNNNNNNNNNNNNNNNNNNNNNNNNNNNNNNNNNNNNNNNNNNNNNNNNNNNNNNNNNNNNNNNNNNNNNNNNNNNNNNNNNNNNNNNNNNNNNNNNNNNNNNNNNNNNNNNNNNNNNNNNNNNNNNNNNNNNNNNNNNNNNNNNNNNNNNNNNNNNNNNNNNNNNNNNNNNNNNNNNNNNNNNNNNNNNNNNNNNNNNNNNNNNNNNNNNNNNNNNNNNNNNNNNNNNNNNNNNNNNNNNNNNNNNNNNNNNNNNNNNNNNNNNNNNNNNNNNNNNNNNNNNNNNNNNNNNNNNNNNNNNNNNNNNNNNNNNNNNNNNNNNNNNNNNNNNNNNNNNNNNNNNNNNNNNNNNNNNNNNNNNNNNNNNNNNNNNNNNNNNNNNNNNNNNNNNNNNNNNNNNNNNNNNNNNNNNNNNNNNNNNNNNNNNNNNNNNNNNNNNNNNNNNNNNNNNNNNNNNNNNNNNNNNNNNNNNNNNNNNNNNNNNNNNNNNNNNNNNNNNNNNNNNNNNNNNNNNNNNNNNNNNNNNNNNNNNNNNNNNNNNNNNNNNNNNNNNNNNNNNNNNNNNNNNNNNNNNNNNNNNNNNNNNNNNNNNNNNNNNNNNNNNNNNNNNNNNNNNNNNNNNNNNNNNNNNNNNNNNNNNNNNNNNNNNNNNNNNNNNNNNNNNNNNNNNNNNNNNNNNNNNNNNNNNNNNNNNNNNNNNNNNNNNNNNNNNNNNNNNNNNNNNNNNNNNNNNNNNNNNNNNNNNNNNNNNNNNNNNNNNNNNNNNNNNNNNNNNNNNNNNNNNNNNNNNNNNNNNNNNNNNNNNNNNNNNNNNNNNNNNNNNNNNNNNNNNNNNNNNNNNNNNNNNNNNNNNNNNNNNNNNNNNNNNNNNNNNNNNNNNNNNNNNNNNNNNNNNNNNNNNNNNNNNNNNNNNNNNNNNNNNNNNNNNNNNNNNNNNNNNNNNNNNNNNNNNNNNNNNNNNNNNNNNNNNNNNNNNNNNNNNNNNNNNNNNNNNNNNNNNNNNNNNNNNNNNNNNNNNNNNNNNNNNNNNNNNNNNNNNNNNNNNNNNNNNNNNNNNNNNNNNNNNNNNNNNNNNNNNNNNNNNNNNNNNNNNNNNNNNNNNNNNNNNNNNNNNNNNNNNNNNNNNNNNNNNNNNNNNNNNNNNNNNNNNNNNNNNNNNNNNNNNNNNNNNNNNNNNNNNNNtgatcattaaataaacttaatttgaCTATTTAATTACCATGAAGGCCGTATTAATATTGAAcgattttttctattttttttttttaattaaaacattgttttggtatagtcttgggatatatcaggacgcatatcgtattgtgagctgaatatcgcgatatgtatcgtactGCCAGACTCTTCCTGAGGCAGTTGTGAACAGTCAGAAATATTAACTGAACTTTTAcctacaaatgtttattttttataaatgtagttgttTTATATCgtgaattaccaaaataaaactctaTCCCTACAAAAACAAGTCTCTGACCTCTAGAGTCCAGATGTTTCCAGTCCACATCTGCTCATCGCTCCAGCAACCagattagatttttaacattttaaaaactttatttatacagaaCAACAAATGACAGATGGGAGCAATAAATACAGAATCGCTGAGGTTTTGGTGGAGGCTGATGAATGAACCATGTGTATTGTGGATTCTTAAGTGGAGATGCTAAACAGGGACGGGTCTCCATCTCAAAGGAACCAGCAGTGACACTCATTCAGGGGAGATGGTCACAGTCTGCACTGATGAGAGCATGGTCCACCAGTCCGTCCTCAGTGAGCGCCCTTCTGCACCATCTGCGTGAAGCGGTTGGTGATGGTCAGGGTGGTGTCGATGAACCTCTCCACGCAGCTCACAAGGCAGGTCTCCGTCCGGTGGTCCAATTTGGAGCCGGGAGTGTCCACACATTTGTCCCAGCAGACATCAGTGAACGTGTGGACCTGAGGAACAGCGAGAGGAGAATGAAACCTGCAGGAAGGTCATCATGTTCTGAGAAGAcgtgctgaaaaaaaaaaactgtcacgAGCTCCTCCACTGTTGTTACAGAAATGGAGTTTACTGGAGATTCAAATGTGAGGTTTCGCatgtgctgcagcagctttaagtGATGCGTCGTCTCTTGGTACAAACCCTTCTATGTTCTCACAGCAGGGCGCGTGCCTGTCAGTGAGTGTTTGCTAACGAGCGCGTGCCAAAGAAACTGAAGAAGGCAACGTCATAGTAAAACTCCAGCTTTCCGAAGTTTGTACAGGAGAATGTTAATCAGTAAACCTGCACGTGCAAGTAGCCGCTGAATGGAAAGAACGGCTAGCTTAGCCGGCTATTTCGCACCGACCTGCGCCTGAAACTGCGCTTTCTGCTGCTCCACTGCGATCATCCGTTGCAGCTCCGCCGCCTCCGCCTTCTCCGACGAGCTCAAGCTGTCAAAATCCGCCATGGCGGCCCGCTGAAGCAAAGAGAACGCCGATGTATTCAGCGGACACACAAGGCGAAGGTGAGCGCCGGACCTTCTTCCTTCAATCTGTCACTGCGGCTGCGCAAATGACACTGACGCCTGTGATTGGCTAACAGAAACCCCGCCTCCCCACCACAGATCGTTGCTGCAAAACAGGAattgtagtgtttttttaacattctaaaCAGTCTTTACTCTGTCATTGAGttttagaaagagaaaaacgtctgaaagaaaacattaaagataAACCAAGTCCACTTGACTTACATTTTACATACAAATCCCCTTACCAAgtattaaaacttttatcaaacctacaaaatgtatttcaggTACTTTCATTCACAAACATCCCAAATACAATTGATGTGGTATGTTAGTTGTCTGTAAACAAATGTGGATGTCACATTTGGAATCACTTTGtgagttaaaaagaaaatccctcAACAGTCATTGTTGAGCTCCAAAGTTTAGCATAGAGCAAACAAGTGAACCTCTGAAAATTCTTTGGAATTTTTGTTgaactgaatatttaaaaaaaatatcaatgatAAAACAAGTCCTGTTGAATATCACACTTCTGGAAAATGTTCAAGTGAAAGCCTTTGAGAGTAGACACAACTTGACCAAACAATGCAAAATAACGGATAACTTTCTTTAATTGTAGCAAAGCccgtttctaaaataaataaatgaacaagtCTGAAGTTCTTCTCGTTGGCTCAATGTTTCTgtgagctttttttctgtttgaaaatcacatttttgattttcattggcTGCTCCCTCTTGTAGCATGTTGCCTCAAATACAACAACTTTTTCTGCTTCCTGATTCCAGTCAGTCTCATCATGGATCAAACTGTTAATTATCATGGCTGAAATAAACTAAAGAATATAGCAAATATGGATCATAACTCAGATTATATTTAattctgataaagaaaaaaataggtgaTTATAATATACAGATACTGCAATGTTTTTAGGACTAAATTGTAGTCTTGAAAGTTGtctgcacaaaaagaaaaaaaaaataagcagggTGGATACATACAGACCTTTTAATTGTTTAACATaaccaaataaatgtttagttgCATTTCAAAATTTactcaaatattatttttgtcgTATGTAAATCCTGAAATGTAGTGAGCGATTGTCTTTAAATTCACAATCTCTGTCATACTGCTGTATTTACATCCGGGTACTCGTGGTGACCTTGGATGGAGGATCATCATGGCGGCTGTGTACAAGCTCTCTTCTGTGTGTCGCAGAGGAGTTCACCGTAAGTTAAGGACCGACTGACCGCTGTGGGTGTGTGAACGTGGGAGTGTTGCGGGGGAGTGCGGGACGCCGGGATTTCAGCAGCTTCACGGCTAACCAGCTCAACTCACGCAGCTGTTAGCAACTATACCAGCGCGTGAAAGTCAGTGTGCTAGATGCTAGGTGCAGCTAAAAGACCGGAAATTTAAgaccttaaa encodes the following:
- the LOC112139658 gene encoding mitochondrial import inner membrane translocase subunit Tim8 A produces the protein MADFDSLSSSEKAEAAELQRMIAVEQQKAQFQAQVHTFTDVCWDKCVDTPGSKLDHRTETCLVSCVERFIDTTLTITNRFTQMVQKGAH